From a region of the Rhipicephalus microplus isolate Deutch F79 chromosome X, USDA_Rmic, whole genome shotgun sequence genome:
- the LOC119177084 gene encoding N-terminal EF-hand calcium-binding protein 1 isoform X3 translates to MGNFPGLLAALEDLSVAVTKGLQQMEKTYDVNSIQEQFVARFLVRETVFQLSKLTAALDASQKRLQEEGIPLIDGSDSSEDDGQDRIIPKCNFQAAAGPQSLQVYKPCPSRLLPIRLRKQVVTQTSLHLEGMILHFFRQQRACDLGIYYCQTFLFTESSQDLNAQIKKLEAIVEKLANQPKFQKPQEDELDITEESLLFLVQQTMPVEEGQLEGYKESLKTYSEKTAACTGCLFVSVRFYKDIITYAVYEVWENEDTWNKHLRSHTYKTLQHQNIECLRKPEFLNTMEIPGSWWKTGSEI, encoded by the exons ATGGGGAACTTCCCGGGACTTCTCGCTGCTCTGGAGGACCTGAGCGTAGCTGTGACCAAAGGGTTGCAACAAATGGAAAAG ACATACGATGTCAACAGCATCCAAGAACAATTTGTCGCCAGATTCTTGGTGAGAGAGACGGTGTTTCAACTCTCCAAACTGACAGCAGCGCTGGATGCCTCCCAGAAAAGGCTCCAGGAAGAGGGCATCCCGCTCATCGACGGAAGCGACAGCAGTGAAGATGATGGCCAGGATCGAATTATTCCCAAGTG CAATTTTCAGGCTGCAGCTGGTCCCCAAAGCCTCCAAGTGTACAAACCTTGCCCTAGTCGCCTTCTTCCCATCAGGCTACGAAAACAGGTGGTGACGCAAACATCACTTCATTTAGAAGGTATGATATTGCACTTCTTTAGACAACAGAGAGCCTGCGATCTAGGCATATATTATTGCCAGACCTTTTTATTTACAGAATCCAGTCAGGACCTGAATGCTCAAATCAAGAAGTTGGAGGCAATCGTAGAAAAGCTTGCAAATCAG ccgaaaTTCCAGAAACCACAAGAGGATGAACTGGACATCACAGAGGAAAGCTTG TTATTTCTAGTGCAGCAAACAATGCCAGTGGAGGAAGGACAGTTGGAAGGCTACAAGGAGTCACTGAAAACTTATTCTGAAAAAACTGCTGCCTGCACTGGATGTCTCTT TGTGTCTGTTCGTTTCTACAAGGACATAATCACATATGCAGTTTATGAAGTATGGGAAAATGAAGATACTTGGAACAA GCACTTACGGTCACATACATACAAGACACTACAGCATCAAAACATTGAGTGCTTGAGAAAGCCTGAATTCCTGAACACTATGGAGATACCAG GATCATGGTGGAAAACTGGATCAGAAATTTGA
- the LOC119177084 gene encoding N-terminal EF-hand calcium-binding protein 1 isoform X1: protein MVDISSPFLNLQKGTSVLLNVLSRADTNGDGVLAKEEFLNFFWDAVLTEDELCELFEEVNIHRTGFIDAGELSAFVWKHMGNFPGLLAALEDLSVAVTKGLQQMEKTYDVNSIQEQFVARFLVRETVFQLSKLTAALDASQKRLQEEGIPLIDGSDSSEDDGQDRIIPKCNFQAAAGPQSLQVYKPCPSRLLPIRLRKQVVTQTSLHLEGMILHFFRQQRACDLGIYYCQTFLFTESSQDLNAQIKKLEAIVEKLANQPKFQKPQEDELDITEESLLFLVQQTMPVEEGQLEGYKESLKTYSEKTAACTGCLFVSVRFYKDIITYAVYEVWENEDTWNKHLRSHTYKTLQHQNIECLRKPEFLNTMEIPGSWWKTGSEI from the exons ATGGTCGACATCAGCAGCCCTTTTCTCAACCTCCAGAAGGGGACGTCCGTCCTCCTGAAC GTCCTGAGCCGTGCTGATACTAACG GAGACGGCGTTCTCGCGAAAGAGGAATTCCTCAATTTCTTCTGGGACGCCGTACTAACGGAAGATGAACTCTGTGAACTTTTCGAAGAAGTCAATATTCACAGAACCGG CTTTATAGATGCCGGCGAGCTGAGCGCCTTCGTGTGGAAGCACATGGGGAACTTCCCGGGACTTCTCGCTGCTCTGGAGGACCTGAGCGTAGCTGTGACCAAAGGGTTGCAACAAATGGAAAAG ACATACGATGTCAACAGCATCCAAGAACAATTTGTCGCCAGATTCTTGGTGAGAGAGACGGTGTTTCAACTCTCCAAACTGACAGCAGCGCTGGATGCCTCCCAGAAAAGGCTCCAGGAAGAGGGCATCCCGCTCATCGACGGAAGCGACAGCAGTGAAGATGATGGCCAGGATCGAATTATTCCCAAGTG CAATTTTCAGGCTGCAGCTGGTCCCCAAAGCCTCCAAGTGTACAAACCTTGCCCTAGTCGCCTTCTTCCCATCAGGCTACGAAAACAGGTGGTGACGCAAACATCACTTCATTTAGAAGGTATGATATTGCACTTCTTTAGACAACAGAGAGCCTGCGATCTAGGCATATATTATTGCCAGACCTTTTTATTTACAGAATCCAGTCAGGACCTGAATGCTCAAATCAAGAAGTTGGAGGCAATCGTAGAAAAGCTTGCAAATCAG ccgaaaTTCCAGAAACCACAAGAGGATGAACTGGACATCACAGAGGAAAGCTTG TTATTTCTAGTGCAGCAAACAATGCCAGTGGAGGAAGGACAGTTGGAAGGCTACAAGGAGTCACTGAAAACTTATTCTGAAAAAACTGCTGCCTGCACTGGATGTCTCTT TGTGTCTGTTCGTTTCTACAAGGACATAATCACATATGCAGTTTATGAAGTATGGGAAAATGAAGATACTTGGAACAA GCACTTACGGTCACATACATACAAGACACTACAGCATCAAAACATTGAGTGCTTGAGAAAGCCTGAATTCCTGAACACTATGGAGATACCAG GATCATGGTGGAAAACTGGATCAGAAATTTGA
- the LOC119177084 gene encoding N-terminal EF-hand calcium-binding protein 1 isoform X2, with product MVDISSPFLNLQKGTSVLLNVLSRADTNGDGVLAKEEFLNFFWDAVLTEDELCELFEEVNIHRTGFIDAGELSAFVWKHMGNFPGLLAALEDLSVAVTKGLQQMEKTYDVNSIQEQFVARFLVRETVFQLSKLTAALDASQKRLQEEGIPLIDGSDSSEDDGQDRIIPKCNFQAAAGPQSLQVYKPCPSRLLPIRLRKQVVTQTSLHLEESSQDLNAQIKKLEAIVEKLANQPKFQKPQEDELDITEESLLFLVQQTMPVEEGQLEGYKESLKTYSEKTAACTGCLFVSVRFYKDIITYAVYEVWENEDTWNKHLRSHTYKTLQHQNIECLRKPEFLNTMEIPGSWWKTGSEI from the exons ATGGTCGACATCAGCAGCCCTTTTCTCAACCTCCAGAAGGGGACGTCCGTCCTCCTGAAC GTCCTGAGCCGTGCTGATACTAACG GAGACGGCGTTCTCGCGAAAGAGGAATTCCTCAATTTCTTCTGGGACGCCGTACTAACGGAAGATGAACTCTGTGAACTTTTCGAAGAAGTCAATATTCACAGAACCGG CTTTATAGATGCCGGCGAGCTGAGCGCCTTCGTGTGGAAGCACATGGGGAACTTCCCGGGACTTCTCGCTGCTCTGGAGGACCTGAGCGTAGCTGTGACCAAAGGGTTGCAACAAATGGAAAAG ACATACGATGTCAACAGCATCCAAGAACAATTTGTCGCCAGATTCTTGGTGAGAGAGACGGTGTTTCAACTCTCCAAACTGACAGCAGCGCTGGATGCCTCCCAGAAAAGGCTCCAGGAAGAGGGCATCCCGCTCATCGACGGAAGCGACAGCAGTGAAGATGATGGCCAGGATCGAATTATTCCCAAGTG CAATTTTCAGGCTGCAGCTGGTCCCCAAAGCCTCCAAGTGTACAAACCTTGCCCTAGTCGCCTTCTTCCCATCAGGCTACGAAAACAGGTGGTGACGCAAACATCACTTCATTTAGAAG AATCCAGTCAGGACCTGAATGCTCAAATCAAGAAGTTGGAGGCAATCGTAGAAAAGCTTGCAAATCAG ccgaaaTTCCAGAAACCACAAGAGGATGAACTGGACATCACAGAGGAAAGCTTG TTATTTCTAGTGCAGCAAACAATGCCAGTGGAGGAAGGACAGTTGGAAGGCTACAAGGAGTCACTGAAAACTTATTCTGAAAAAACTGCTGCCTGCACTGGATGTCTCTT TGTGTCTGTTCGTTTCTACAAGGACATAATCACATATGCAGTTTATGAAGTATGGGAAAATGAAGATACTTGGAACAA GCACTTACGGTCACATACATACAAGACACTACAGCATCAAAACATTGAGTGCTTGAGAAAGCCTGAATTCCTGAACACTATGGAGATACCAG GATCATGGTGGAAAACTGGATCAGAAATTTGA